Part of the Aciduliprofundum boonei T469 genome is shown below.
GAAGCACTGAGGCCATAGGGAGTGAAAGTTATAAACGCATATAGATTTTGCCATTAATTTTGTTTCTTAATAGATACTCATGAGAAAAGGTATTTAAAATCAAATCAAATTATCAATAATTGTTCTCAAAAGTGAGAACATATATCTAAGCTATCACCTGCGGGCACAGGGCTCTCTCAGGAGAGTTGAAGATGAAGAAGATATACAAAAGAGAAAAAGGCGAGATGGGCGTTGGCACGCTAATAATATTCATCGCTATGATCATTGTTGCAGCTGTTGCAGCCACAGTGTTAATTCAAACGGCTTACAGATTACAGCAGCAGGCGGAGGAAACGGGGAACATAGCAACTCAGGATGTTGCCACAGGGTTCAAAGTGATAACTATACAGGGAATTAGAAATGATGTAATGTACAATGAATCTCTAGGAAACATAAGTGTGGGGAGTACCACATTCATAGGAAACTTAACCCATGTGCCAGTCAATCCAAATAGTGTAATAGTGACTAATGGAACATTTGAGCTCAAAGATGATGGTACTGGGAATCTTGTGCCTGTAAGCGGTTACAACAATACAGGTGTTACGGGGACCATAAATTACAATACGGGAGAAATAACGCTGCACTTCCCTAATGCCACAGTAAAATCCCAAGTGAATGTAACATACGGCTCAGGATACAGCCCAATAATTGATTACCTCGAGATAAAAGTGGGCTTGATGGCAGGAAGTCCCCCAATATCCCTGTTCAGTG
Proteins encoded:
- a CDS encoding archaellin/type IV pilin N-terminal domain-containing protein, with translation MKKIYKREKGEMGVGTLIIFIAMIIVAAVAATVLIQTAYRLQQQAEETGNIATQDVATGFKVITIQGIRNDVMYNESLGNISVGSTTFIGNLTHVPVNPNSVIVTNGTFELKDDGTGNLVPVSGYNNTGVTGTINYNTGEITLHFPNATVKSQVNVTYGSGYSPIIDYLEIKVGLMAGSPPISLFSVLVEISDGYTDATLTYNESATSFKDLDGSHFGVAIARDMPPCNWERDRVITSGDIIKILINASAIGLYLQPQSSVMIKLIPKHGVPNLVEFETPSTYTTKYINLW